The following coding sequences are from one Megamonas funiformis window:
- the murG gene encoding undecaprenyldiphospho-muramoylpentapeptide beta-N-acetylglucosaminyltransferase, translated as MRIIVSGGGTGGHIYPAITLINNIKKLVPNAEFLYVGTKKGLEADIIPREQIPFVTLDISGFERHLTMKNFVVAGKALKAVMKARNIVKNFKPDVAIGTGGYVCGPILMAASLMGIPALIQEQNAIPGVTNKILARFVDKIAVGYKRALSYFPENKVVFTGNPIRDDILLSTRNEGLMEFSLDTTKKTILISGGSRGAHSINKAMLEVHKHFANNYRVQIMHVTGKNEYDFVKNGLADLGVNLDKVDNLAVYPYLYDMPKALAATDIAVFRAGATSLAELTARGVPAVLIPYPFAAENHQEFNARELEKNGAAKVILNRELTGEKLINVLEEMLASENRLQEMVEASRNMGKPSAALAIAEMVVDLAKKTNY; from the coding sequence ATGAGGATAATTGTATCTGGCGGTGGCACAGGAGGACATATTTATCCAGCAATTACATTGATAAATAATATAAAAAAATTAGTGCCAAATGCAGAATTTCTCTATGTAGGTACTAAAAAGGGTTTGGAAGCGGATATTATTCCACGTGAACAAATTCCTTTTGTTACCTTAGATATAAGTGGTTTTGAACGTCATTTGACTATGAAAAATTTTGTAGTAGCAGGTAAGGCGTTAAAAGCTGTAATGAAGGCTAGAAATATAGTTAAAAACTTTAAACCAGATGTGGCTATTGGAACGGGTGGATATGTATGTGGACCTATTTTGATGGCTGCAAGTTTGATGGGAATACCAGCTTTGATACAAGAACAAAATGCTATTCCAGGTGTTACTAATAAAATTTTAGCAAGATTTGTAGATAAAATAGCAGTAGGATATAAACGAGCTTTAAGTTATTTCCCTGAAAATAAAGTAGTATTCACAGGCAATCCTATTCGTGATGACATTTTGTTGAGTACAAGAAATGAAGGTTTAATGGAATTTTCATTAGATACTACGAAAAAAACTATTTTAATATCTGGTGGAAGTCGTGGTGCGCATAGCATTAATAAAGCTATGCTTGAAGTTCATAAACATTTTGCCAATAATTATCGTGTGCAGATTATGCATGTTACAGGTAAAAATGAATATGATTTTGTAAAAAATGGCTTAGCTGATTTAGGTGTTAATTTAGATAAAGTAGATAATTTAGCTGTTTATCCATATTTGTATGATATGCCAAAAGCATTAGCAGCTACAGATATAGCTGTTTTTAGAGCTGGGGCTACAAGTTTAGCAGAGCTTACAGCAAGAGGTGTACCAGCAGTATTAATACCATATCCATTTGCAGCAGAAAATCATCAAGAATTTAATGCTCGTGAATTAGAAAAAAATGGAGCTGCTAAAGTTATCTTAAATCGTGAACTTACAGGCGAAAAATTGATAAATGTATTAGAAGAAATGCTTGCTAGTGAAAATCGTCTACAAGAAATGGTAGAAGCTAGCCGTAATATGGGAAAACCTAGTGCTGCTTTAGCTATTGCTGAAATGGTAGTGGATTTGGCTAAAAAAACAAATTATTGA
- a CDS encoding D-alanine--D-alanine ligase family protein: MNFKKIVVLMGGPSSEAEISRLTGTAILNALQEKGYNVVGMEFVPKTLVEDIKESGCDIVFNAVHGKYGEDGRIAAVLEMIDMPYTSCSVLSSAITMDKVASKHLFRSTGISTPNCLIYRKTDTDRNLVEEIAGKFSMPVVVKAASQGSSIGVEIVEKKEDLQKAIDACFEYDDAILVEEFIKGRELSIPVYGNKEKKALPIIEITTNSGRYDYKSKYTKGESFHIIPAPLSEELTAKIQKLCIDACTVADCRGVVRVDVMLSEENIPYVLEINSVPGMTQTSLVPDAANHVGISFGELCEMILQMAIEEK; this comes from the coding sequence ATGAATTTTAAAAAGATTGTTGTCTTGATGGGTGGCCCATCTAGTGAAGCAGAAATTTCTAGATTAACTGGTACAGCTATTTTAAATGCTTTACAAGAAAAAGGTTATAATGTAGTAGGCATGGAATTTGTGCCAAAAACATTAGTGGAAGATATCAAAGAAAGTGGCTGTGATATTGTATTTAATGCTGTTCATGGTAAATATGGTGAAGATGGCAGAATTGCAGCAGTACTTGAAATGATTGATATGCCATATACAAGTTGTAGCGTTTTATCCAGTGCGATAACAATGGATAAAGTAGCAAGTAAACATCTTTTCCGTTCTACAGGAATTTCTACACCAAATTGCCTTATTTATCGTAAAACAGATACTGATAGAAATTTAGTAGAAGAAATTGCTGGTAAATTCTCTATGCCAGTAGTTGTAAAAGCAGCATCTCAGGGCTCTAGTATTGGAGTAGAGATTGTAGAGAAAAAAGAAGATTTACAAAAAGCAATTGATGCATGTTTTGAATATGATGATGCTATTCTAGTTGAAGAATTCATCAAAGGTAGAGAATTATCTATTCCTGTTTATGGAAATAAAGAAAAGAAAGCTTTACCAATTATCGAAATAACTACTAATTCTGGTAGATATGATTATAAGAGCAAATATACAAAAGGTGAATCTTTCCACATTATTCCAGCACCACTTAGCGAAGAATTAACAGCTAAAATTCAAAAATTATGTATTGATGCATGTACAGTAGCTGATTGCCGTGGTGTTGTACGTGTAGATGTTATGCTCAGCGAAGAAAATATTCCATATGTATTGGAAATAAATTCAGTTCCAGGTATGACACAGACATCTTTAGTTCCAGATGCAGCAAATCATGTAGGCATCTCTTTTGGTGAATTATGTGAAATGATTTTGCAGATGGCTATAGAAGAAAAATAA
- a CDS encoding cell division protein FtsQ/DivIB codes for MTKKQVKSKRLIAAKNLKRGLIGLFAILAIIFIINSPILKIGYVKVTGNSYLPREDVLQIARITEPINIFSVQTDVIQNYLQNDLRIDTAKVWRDFPNCLNIEIVERLPLAVMNCSYGYVDLDKNSVIIDTYKDPKKIQKPVIVGISLDDVYTGDKVENEVVNKVLSYLGYLKPEVLQQIIQINIADANTIEAYTLKGTKIILGNIEDPEDLANKTNEFFYDVKTTTIPVEYIDFSYARPVLKIKQ; via the coding sequence ATGACAAAAAAGCAAGTTAAATCAAAAAGATTAATTGCAGCTAAAAATTTAAAAAGAGGCCTAATAGGCCTCTTTGCTATACTAGCAATTATATTTATAATTAACTCGCCTATATTGAAAATAGGTTATGTAAAAGTTACAGGTAATTCTTATTTACCTAGAGAAGATGTTTTGCAAATTGCACGAATAACAGAACCTATAAATATTTTTTCTGTACAAACAGATGTTATTCAAAATTATTTACAAAACGATTTACGCATAGATACAGCTAAAGTTTGGCGAGATTTTCCGAACTGTTTAAATATAGAAATTGTAGAAAGATTACCACTTGCAGTTATGAATTGCAGTTATGGTTATGTTGATTTAGATAAAAATAGTGTGATAATTGACACATATAAAGATCCTAAAAAGATACAAAAGCCAGTGATAGTAGGCATTTCTTTAGATGATGTATATACTGGTGATAAAGTTGAAAATGAAGTAGTAAATAAGGTTTTAAGCTATTTAGGTTATTTAAAACCAGAAGTATTACAACAGATTATACAAATAAATATTGCTGATGCAAATACTATTGAAGCTTATACCCTAAAAGGAACAAAAATTATTTTAGGTAATATAGAAGATCCAGAGGATTTAGCAAATAAAACAAATGAATTTTTTTATGATGTAAAGACAACAACTATACCAGTTGAATACATTGATTTTAGTTATGCTCGACCAGTATTAAAAATAAAGCAATGA
- a CDS encoding DUF881 domain-containing protein, whose amino-acid sequence MIRDKKFYSIIFICFLLGFMISVQVRTAQENVKTSTQYQRIEKLSDMLLRTEQERDELKAEIVRLKEDGNLRKEFPERINFLAGTTAVKGPGVIVSIEDSKKIISNSDNTNLYIIHDEDILKVINELRAAGAEAISLNDQRLISTSEIRCAGPTISVNNTRVAAPFVIKAIGNAKSMEDAIKMRGGVAETLSVWGIQVDIKKDNNIVILAYKGATEFKYVTAISQ is encoded by the coding sequence ATGATTAGAGATAAAAAATTTTATTCGATAATTTTTATATGCTTTTTATTGGGATTTATGATATCTGTTCAAGTAAGGACGGCTCAAGAGAATGTGAAGACATCTACTCAATATCAACGAATAGAAAAATTATCTGATATGTTATTGCGTACGGAACAAGAACGTGATGAATTAAAAGCAGAAATTGTTAGATTGAAAGAAGATGGAAATTTGCGAAAAGAATTTCCTGAAAGGATAAATTTTTTAGCAGGAACAACAGCAGTCAAAGGCCCAGGTGTAATAGTATCTATTGAAGATAGCAAAAAAATCATATCAAATTCAGATAATACGAATTTATATATAATTCATGATGAAGATATCTTAAAAGTAATTAATGAATTAAGAGCTGCGGGGGCAGAAGCAATCTCATTGAATGATCAAAGACTGATATCAACTTCAGAAATTCGCTGTGCAGGTCCTACTATTTCAGTAAATAACACAAGAGTAGCAGCTCCATTTGTAATAAAGGCTATAGGTAATGCCAAAAGTATGGAAGATGCTATAAAAATGCGTGGTGGAGTAGCTGAAACTTTGAGTGTATGGGGAATACAAGTGGATATAAAAAAGGATAATAATATAGTTATTCTTGCATATAAGGGTGCAACAGAATTTAAATATGTAACAGCTATATCTCAATGA
- the ftsZ gene encoding cell division protein FtsZ codes for MEPIAKIKVVGVGGGGNNAVNRMIASGLKGVEFIAINTDAQALVHAMAQNRMQIGEKLTRGLGAGARPEIGEKAAQENRDDIIKALQGADMIFVTAGMGGGTGTGGAPIVAECAREVGALTVGVVTRPFTFEGKKRLKQAEAGIANLKANVDTLITIPNDRLLDIIDKKTSMVDAFRIADDVLRQGVQGISDLIAVPGLINLDFADVKTIMSNAGSALMGIGEGQGDNAAIDAAKIAVNSPLLETSIQGAKGVLYNITGGPNLGLAQVNEASRIISEAAHEDANIIFGTAIDETLDDTVRITVIATGFDENADEGVPEFPSVPKQPAVEEVGMGFPDLPPWMRHSSK; via the coding sequence ATGGAGCCGATTGCGAAAATAAAAGTAGTTGGTGTTGGTGGTGGCGGTAATAATGCCGTAAATAGAATGATTGCTTCTGGTTTAAAGGGAGTAGAATTTATTGCGATAAATACGGATGCACAAGCATTAGTACATGCTATGGCACAAAATCGCATGCAGATTGGTGAAAAATTAACTCGTGGTTTAGGTGCGGGTGCTAGACCAGAGATTGGCGAAAAAGCTGCTCAAGAAAATCGCGATGATATCATAAAAGCATTACAAGGTGCAGATATGATTTTCGTAACTGCTGGTATGGGCGGTGGTACAGGTACAGGTGGTGCTCCAATTGTAGCTGAATGTGCTAGAGAAGTTGGCGCTCTTACTGTAGGTGTAGTTACTAGACCATTTACTTTTGAAGGTAAAAAACGTTTGAAACAAGCAGAAGCTGGTATTGCAAATTTAAAAGCAAATGTAGATACTTTGATTACAATTCCAAATGATAGATTGTTGGATATTATTGATAAGAAAACTTCAATGGTAGACGCTTTCCGTATAGCAGACGATGTTCTTCGTCAAGGTGTACAAGGTATTTCCGACTTGATTGCTGTTCCAGGTCTTATCAATCTTGACTTTGCTGATGTAAAAACAATTATGAGTAACGCAGGTTCTGCACTCATGGGTATAGGTGAAGGTCAAGGTGATAATGCAGCTATTGATGCAGCTAAAATTGCAGTAAATAGCCCATTGTTAGAAACTTCCATTCAGGGCGCAAAAGGTGTGTTATATAATATTACTGGTGGTCCAAATTTAGGCTTAGCACAAGTAAATGAAGCTTCAAGAATTATCTCTGAAGCTGCTCATGAAGATGCAAATATTATTTTTGGTACAGCAATAGATGAAACTCTTGATGATACTGTAAGAATAACTGTTATAGCTACAGGATTTGACGAAAATGCTGATGAAGGTGTACCTGAATTTCCTTCAGTACCAAAACAGCCAGCAGTAGAAGAAGTGGGAATGGGCTTCCCAGATCTTCCACCATGGATGAGACATAGTAGTAAATAA
- a CDS encoding small basic family protein — MKNVVILCVIAGLLGGSIGYIVPVVIPTEYNKLFSVAILAGIESVCSAIKLIMRDKFKGNIFIITFFANVIIAVLFVFIGDSLGLDLYYVILLALGFKLLQDLDVVKTYIFTK; from the coding sequence ATGAAAAATGTAGTTATTTTATGTGTGATAGCAGGTTTATTAGGTGGCAGTATAGGATACATAGTGCCAGTTGTTATTCCTACAGAATATAATAAATTATTTTCAGTGGCTATATTAGCTGGGATAGAATCTGTTTGTAGTGCTATTAAATTAATAATGAGAGATAAATTTAAAGGCAATATTTTTATTATAACTTTTTTTGCAAATGTAATTATTGCTGTATTATTTGTGTTTATTGGAGATAGTTTAGGATTAGATTTATATTATGTAATTTTATTAGCATTAGGTTTTAAATTATTACAGGATTTAGATGTAGTTAAAACATATATATTTACTAAATGA
- a CDS encoding UDP-N-acetylmuramoyl-tripeptide--D-alanyl-D-alanine ligase, translated as MANYQFSLTQVMQATNAILKKLTSASVFGGVTTDTRKIEEGMLFIALKGENFDGHDFIADAAKKGAIGAIVNKDYDISLIEDIDIDILAVDDTLKAYQDLAHFWRKKFNIPVIAITGSNGKTTTKDLTAAVLSGKYNVLKTQANFNNEIGLPMTLLQLDGSYDVAVVEMGMRGLGQIKELTDIAKPTMGVITNVGETHMELLGSMENIAKAKGEMAQAIEINGNVILNADDEFVSKMNRLTKAHAIYFGINHAGDIKAFDIKTVNDGKTEFDAIVGDKVAHFTLNMIGIHNVYDCLAALAVGYACGLTVEEMQKGLATFKPTAMRFEYKRLADFNLINDAYNASPMSTKAALENLTKVAKKRKILVMGDMFELGSVEQKAHEDIGLLAGKLGVDIVITRGTLTKFTAEAAKKAGVAKVFECASHEEAVDVLKKELQKEDTVLFKGSHGMHMEKIIELLEKEYK; from the coding sequence ATGGCTAATTATCAATTTTCATTAACACAAGTAATGCAAGCTACAAATGCTATCTTAAAAAAATTGACTTCAGCTTCAGTTTTTGGCGGTGTAACAACTGATACTAGAAAAATTGAAGAAGGAATGTTATTTATTGCCTTAAAAGGTGAAAATTTTGATGGGCATGATTTTATTGCTGATGCTGCTAAAAAAGGAGCAATTGGGGCTATTGTAAATAAAGATTATGATATTTCCTTGATTGAAGATATTGATATAGATATTTTAGCTGTAGATGATACATTAAAAGCATATCAAGATTTAGCTCATTTTTGGCGTAAGAAATTCAATATTCCTGTAATAGCAATAACTGGTTCTAATGGTAAAACTACTACAAAAGATTTAACAGCTGCTGTATTATCAGGAAAATATAATGTATTGAAAACACAGGCTAATTTTAATAATGAAATTGGACTTCCTATGACTTTATTGCAATTAGATGGAAGTTATGATGTAGCTGTTGTGGAAATGGGTATGCGAGGATTAGGTCAAATTAAAGAATTGACTGATATCGCTAAACCTACAATGGGTGTAATCACTAATGTAGGCGAAACTCATATGGAACTTTTAGGCTCTATGGAAAATATAGCTAAGGCTAAAGGTGAAATGGCACAAGCTATTGAAATCAATGGAAATGTTATTTTAAATGCTGATGATGAATTTGTTTCTAAAATGAATAGATTGACAAAAGCTCACGCAATTTATTTTGGTATCAATCATGCAGGCGATATCAAGGCTTTTGATATTAAAACTGTAAATGATGGCAAAACAGAATTTGATGCAATTGTTGGCGATAAAGTAGCTCATTTCACATTGAATATGATAGGCATACACAATGTTTATGATTGTTTAGCTGCTTTAGCTGTAGGTTATGCTTGTGGACTTACTGTTGAGGAAATGCAAAAAGGATTAGCTACATTTAAACCAACTGCTATGCGTTTTGAATATAAAAGATTAGCTGATTTTAATTTAATAAATGATGCGTATAATGCAAGTCCAATGTCTACAAAAGCAGCTTTAGAAAATTTAACTAAAGTAGCTAAGAAACGTAAAATTTTAGTAATGGGTGATATGTTTGAATTAGGTAGTGTAGAACAAAAAGCTCATGAAGATATTGGTTTATTAGCTGGTAAATTAGGTGTGGATATTGTAATCACTAGAGGCACATTGACAAAATTCACAGCTGAAGCTGCCAAAAAAGCAGGGGTAGCAAAAGTTTTTGAATGTGCAAGTCATGAAGAAGCAGTAGATGTATTGAAAAAAGAATTACAAAAAGAAGATACTGTTTTATTTAAAGGCTCTCATGGTATGCATATGGAAAAAATAATTGAGTTATTGGAGAAAGAATATAAATGA
- the murC gene encoding UDP-N-acetylmuramate--L-alanine ligase, with product MLEGIKKLHFVGIGGVGMSAIAEVMLDKGYEISGSDLSESAVVKHLKAKGATIYKGHDALNVEGKEALVLSSAIHQDNPELVAAKAKGLKLFHRSDILAYLLNDAKGIAVAGAHGKTTTSSMISVVLEHAKVDPTILIGGFVDYLKGNAKLGKSDYLVAEADESDGSFLKFYPKIAVVTNIEDDHMDHYGSMENIIKAFIQFVQNLDKETGLAVLCFDNENIRNIADKVDRKYISYALDHDADYMAKDIKIDGPHTSFTVIYKGEVLGDVALNIPGKHNVLNALATIAVCHHMGLSIEEIAEGFKVFSGTKRRFQTKFRNENVWIVDDYAHHPTEIQTTIKAAKQTNPKRLIVAFQPHRYSRTQLLQKEFGSCFVGADVLVLTDIYAASEDPIEGISGKTIVDEVKKQTGVDAVYIEKLEDIAPWLKENIQAGDLIITMGAGNIYTVGENLAQSL from the coding sequence GTGCTTGAAGGTATAAAAAAATTACATTTTGTTGGCATTGGTGGCGTAGGTATGAGTGCCATTGCTGAAGTAATGTTAGATAAAGGATATGAAATATCTGGTTCTGATTTGAGTGAATCAGCGGTAGTAAAACATTTAAAAGCAAAAGGTGCTACAATTTATAAAGGTCATGATGCTTTGAATGTAGAAGGTAAAGAAGCATTAGTTTTATCTTCTGCAATACATCAAGATAATCCTGAACTTGTAGCTGCTAAAGCTAAAGGTTTAAAATTATTTCATCGTTCCGATATTTTAGCTTATCTATTAAATGATGCTAAAGGAATAGCAGTAGCAGGTGCTCATGGAAAAACAACTACATCTTCTATGATCAGTGTAGTTTTAGAACATGCAAAAGTTGACCCTACAATTTTAATTGGTGGTTTTGTAGATTATTTAAAAGGCAATGCAAAACTTGGTAAATCTGATTATTTAGTAGCTGAAGCTGATGAAAGTGATGGCTCTTTCTTGAAGTTCTATCCTAAAATTGCAGTTGTTACTAATATTGAAGATGACCATATGGATCATTATGGTTCTATGGAAAATATCATCAAAGCATTTATCCAATTTGTACAGAATTTAGATAAAGAAACAGGTCTTGCTGTATTATGCTTTGATAATGAAAATATTAGAAATATAGCAGATAAAGTGGATAGAAAATATATTTCTTATGCTTTAGATCATGATGCTGATTATATGGCAAAAGATATTAAAATAGATGGACCACATACAAGCTTTACTGTTATTTATAAAGGTGAAGTTTTAGGAGATGTAGCTCTTAATATTCCAGGCAAACATAATGTATTAAATGCATTAGCTACAATTGCTGTATGTCATCATATGGGATTGAGCATAGAAGAAATAGCAGAAGGATTTAAAGTTTTTTCTGGTACAAAACGTCGTTTCCAAACAAAATTTAGAAATGAAAATGTTTGGATTGTAGATGATTATGCACATCATCCAACTGAAATTCAAACAACTATAAAAGCTGCTAAACAGACAAATCCAAAACGTTTAATAGTAGCTTTCCAGCCACATCGTTATAGCAGAACACAATTATTACAAAAAGAATTTGGTTCTTGTTTTGTAGGTGCAGATGTATTGGTATTAACTGATATTTATGCAGCAAGTGAAGACCCTATCGAAGGAATTTCAGGTAAAACTATTGTAGATGAAGTAAAAAAACAAACAGGTGTAGATGCTGTTTACATTGAAAAATTAGAAGATATTGCACCATGGCTTAAAGAAAATATTCAAGCTGGAGATTTAATCATTACTATGGGTGCAGGTAATATCTATACTGTTGGTGAAAATTTAGCTCAAAGTTTATAA
- the murD gene encoding UDP-N-acetylmuramoyl-L-alanine--D-glutamate ligase — translation MDLSNKKVIVIGAGISGFAAAKLAKKLGADVILSDANEKLGEKHDLTELTALDIKVVLGKQTEALFEGADLVIISPAVPRHLPLFEKVAEKVKIISEVEFAYKLAKAPIFAVTGTNGKTTTTMLLGELMKTIYGEDNVGVGGNIGTPLCEECYRIGENGCIVAEISSYQMEASSDFATKGAAILNVTPDHLARHKTMEVYQAEKEKVFAHHTEENFLVLNYDDVHTRDMANRAKSTICFFSSSQELEEGAFVKDNQLVIRWKGLMHVICNVDDMQIKGSHNIENALAALSLAFLAGGDTIKMAEALKAFAPVEHRIEPVKTIDGVTYYNDSKATNPEAANKAIATFPHIILIAGGDDKNTPLDEFYALVNERVDNLILVGDATKRFKEEALKHNYPEDKIYEAGYSMQEAVNYAHKIVKAPQVVLLSPACASFDMYEGYEARGRDFKRLVNELK, via the coding sequence ATGGATTTGAGCAATAAGAAGGTTATTGTAATCGGTGCAGGCATTAGCGGTTTTGCAGCAGCTAAACTTGCTAAAAAACTAGGAGCAGATGTTATTTTAAGTGATGCTAATGAAAAACTAGGTGAAAAGCACGATTTAACTGAGCTTACTGCTTTAGATATAAAAGTAGTTTTAGGAAAACAAACAGAAGCTTTATTTGAAGGTGCAGATTTAGTGATTATTTCTCCAGCTGTACCAAGACATTTACCACTTTTTGAAAAAGTAGCTGAAAAAGTAAAAATTATTAGTGAGGTAGAGTTTGCTTATAAATTAGCTAAAGCTCCTATTTTTGCTGTTACAGGTACAAATGGTAAGACTACAACTACTATGCTTTTAGGCGAATTGATGAAGACTATTTATGGTGAAGATAATGTTGGTGTGGGTGGTAATATTGGTACACCACTTTGTGAAGAATGTTATCGTATTGGCGAAAATGGTTGTATTGTAGCAGAAATATCCAGTTATCAGATGGAAGCTTCTAGTGATTTTGCAACAAAAGGTGCAGCTATATTAAATGTAACTCCTGACCATTTGGCTCGTCATAAAACTATGGAAGTTTATCAAGCTGAAAAAGAAAAAGTATTTGCTCATCATACTGAAGAAAATTTCTTAGTTTTAAATTATGATGATGTACATACTCGTGATATGGCAAATAGAGCCAAAAGTACAATCTGCTTTTTCAGTAGTTCCCAAGAATTAGAAGAAGGGGCTTTTGTAAAAGATAATCAACTTGTTATTCGTTGGAAAGGTTTAATGCATGTTATTTGTAATGTAGATGATATGCAAATCAAAGGTAGCCATAATATAGAAAATGCTTTAGCAGCTTTAAGTTTAGCCTTTTTGGCAGGTGGCGATACTATAAAAATGGCAGAAGCTTTGAAAGCTTTTGCTCCAGTAGAACATCGCATTGAACCTGTTAAAACTATTGATGGGGTAACTTATTATAATGACTCTAAAGCAACAAATCCAGAAGCTGCCAATAAAGCAATTGCAACATTCCCACATATAATTTTGATAGCAGGTGGCGATGATAAAAATACTCCACTTGATGAATTTTATGCTTTAGTAAATGAACGTGTGGATAATTTAATTTTAGTTGGCGATGCTACAAAACGTTTTAAAGAAGAAGCTTTAAAACATAATTATCCAGAAGATAAAATTTATGAAGCAGGATATTCTATGCAAGAAGCAGTAAATTATGCTCATAAAATAGTCAAAGCTCCACAAGTAGTATTATTATCACCAGCATGTGCAAGTTTTGATATGTATGAAGGTTATGAAGCTCGTGGTCGTGATTTTAAACGTTTAGTTAATGAATTGAAATAA
- the mraY gene encoding phospho-N-acetylmuramoyl-pentapeptide-transferase, whose amino-acid sequence MIEAFNLNMIWAAVAAALVVLAVGPFLIPELHKLKFGQSIREEGPKSHQAKSGTPTMGGIMIVGGITIATLIFADFTIEVALALFVMLGHFVLGFLDDYIKVVLKRNLGLKAKQKLLGQFIIAIIVTYIGINYTGLTQDVWIPFIGQTYDIGWFYYVLVIGVLIGTTNAVNLTDGLDGLASGAMAVASLGFAAVCLYFNKANLAIYSFACFGACVAFLKFNYHPAKVFMGDTGSLALGGVLAGLGILTKTELLLIILGGLFVIETLSVIIQVTSFKTTGKRVFLMSPIHHHFELKGWSETRVVMTFWFAEFVFCILALLTLHYS is encoded by the coding sequence ATGATAGAAGCATTTAATTTAAATATGATATGGGCAGCAGTAGCTGCTGCCCTTGTAGTTTTGGCAGTAGGACCATTTTTAATTCCAGAACTACATAAATTAAAATTTGGTCAAAGCATTCGTGAAGAAGGACCAAAAAGTCATCAAGCAAAATCAGGAACACCAACTATGGGCGGTATTATGATTGTTGGTGGTATTACTATTGCAACTTTAATTTTTGCAGATTTTACTATAGAAGTGGCTTTAGCTTTATTTGTAATGTTAGGTCATTTTGTTTTAGGATTTTTAGATGATTATATAAAAGTTGTTTTAAAACGTAATTTAGGTTTAAAAGCTAAACAAAAATTACTAGGACAATTTATTATTGCAATTATTGTAACTTATATTGGTATAAATTATACAGGACTTACTCAAGATGTTTGGATACCATTTATTGGACAAACTTATGATATTGGTTGGTTTTATTATGTTTTAGTAATTGGTGTGCTTATTGGTACTACAAATGCTGTAAATTTAACTGATGGTTTAGATGGTTTAGCATCTGGTGCTATGGCTGTAGCTTCATTAGGTTTTGCTGCTGTTTGTTTATATTTCAATAAAGCAAATTTAGCGATTTATAGTTTTGCTTGTTTCGGTGCATGTGTAGCCTTTTTGAAATTCAATTACCATCCAGCAAAAGTATTCATGGGTGATACTGGTTCCCTTGCTCTAGGTGGTGTTTTAGCTGGTCTTGGAATTTTGACAAAGACAGAATTATTATTGATTATCTTAGGTGGTTTATTTGTAATCGAAACTTTATCTGTAATCATTCAGGTAACATCTTTTAAAACTACAGGTAAACGCGTATTTTTAATGAGTCCAATTCATCATCATTTTGAATTAAAAGGTTGGTCAGAAACTCGTGTAGTTATGACTTTTTGGTTTGCTGAATTTGTTTTTTGTATTTTAGCTTTATTGACTTTACATTATAGTTAA